Proteins from a genomic interval of Bacteroidota bacterium:
- a CDS encoding ChaN family lipoprotein, which translates to MKKTTSLLLLFIASIFIQATMPAYKIYNSKGKEINFEKMANKISSADVILFGELHNNSISHWLQFELTKALYETKGNKLLLGSEMFEADDQIKINEYFSNYITQKYFEKEARIWPNYKTDYKPPFEFAKEKKLKYIATNIPRRYASFVSTKGLDSLQLLSSEAKTFIAPLPIDFDPELPGYKKMAKMMRGHSISYLPQAQASKDATMAHFILKNLKEGQIFLHFNGAYHSNNHEGIYWYLKKQNKNLKIITITTIEQDDIKNFDDEIKNMADYFIVVDSDVTKTY; encoded by the coding sequence ATGAAAAAAACAACTTCTTTACTCCTTTTATTTATTGCTTCAATTTTTATCCAAGCAACTATGCCTGCCTATAAAATTTACAATTCAAAAGGCAAAGAAATAAACTTTGAAAAAATGGCAAACAAAATTTCATCAGCAGACGTAATTCTATTTGGTGAGCTTCATAATAATTCCATTTCCCACTGGTTGCAATTTGAACTCACAAAAGCACTTTACGAAACAAAAGGTAATAAATTGCTTTTAGGCTCAGAAATGTTTGAAGCTGATGACCAAATAAAAATTAACGAATATTTTAGCAATTATATAACTCAAAAATATTTTGAAAAAGAAGCACGAATATGGCCGAATTACAAAACCGATTACAAGCCTCCATTTGAATTTGCAAAAGAAAAAAAGCTAAAATATATAGCTACAAATATTCCTCGCAGATATGCTTCATTCGTTTCTACAAAAGGACTTGACTCTCTACAACTTTTAAGCTCGGAAGCAAAAACATTTATTGCTCCACTACCAATTGATTTTGACCCTGAATTACCCGGCTATAAAAAAATGGCTAAAATGATGAGAGGACATAGTATTTCATATCTTCCTCAGGCACAAGCATCCAAAGATGCTACAATGGCACATTTTATCTTAAAAAACCTTAAAGAAGGACAAATATTTCTTCATTTTAACGGAGCTTATCATTCAAATAATCATGAAGGAATTTATTGGTATTTAAAAAAACAAAATAAAAATCTTAAAATAATTACAATTACTACCATTGAACAAGATGATATTAAAAATTTTGATGACGAAATAAAAAATATGGCAGACTACTTTATCGTTGTTGATAGTGATGTAACTAAAACTTATTAA
- a CDS encoding saccharopine dehydrogenase C-terminal domain-containing protein, with product MSKVLILGAGMVSKPIVNYLLNKGFFVTIGDFEKDKAIEVISNHPKGKAIFFDATDDKTLNNLVESHNIVVSILPYVFHVKIAKTCIAHKKNMITTSYVKAEMSDLDKEAKEAGVIILNEIGLDPGIDHMSAKKIIDEVHEKNGEIKEFYSFCGALPEPDAIDNPFGYKFSWSPEGVVMASKNPAIYKRNNKIIEVSRLDIFKDLRWIKFPKIGKVEVYPNRDSLAYIDIYNIPESNTAVRGTIRFLGWSEILDSIKKLELLSYEEIDVKNKTYAGFLASRINANSTKRLPEKLAEYLNINITSNIIKAFEYIGYFKNKPIDEKNKSPFDITAGLMIPNMMLQHDERDLILMLHTFLVEYEDGKTEIIKSRMINYGEIGGNTAISKTVGLPAAIAVKMILDNEIKIKGVHIPTIPEIYKPVLKELENLGIKMEEEYGLSELGIIRDTE from the coding sequence ATGTCAAAAGTTTTAATTCTTGGTGCCGGAATGGTTTCAAAACCAATAGTTAACTATCTTTTAAACAAGGGGTTTTTTGTTACCATAGGAGATTTTGAAAAAGATAAAGCCATAGAAGTAATTAGTAATCATCCAAAAGGAAAAGCCATCTTTTTTGATGCAACAGATGATAAAACTCTCAACAATCTTGTTGAATCTCATAACATTGTTGTAAGCATTCTCCCTTATGTTTTCCATGTAAAAATTGCCAAAACTTGTATTGCACATAAAAAAAACATGATAACAACTTCATACGTAAAAGCAGAAATGTCTGATTTAGATAAAGAAGCAAAAGAAGCAGGCGTAATTATTCTTAATGAAATAGGACTTGACCCTGGAATTGACCACATGAGTGCAAAAAAAATTATTGATGAGGTTCATGAAAAAAATGGGGAAATCAAAGAATTTTATTCTTTCTGCGGTGCTTTACCAGAACCCGATGCAATAGATAATCCATTTGGGTATAAATTTTCTTGGAGTCCGGAAGGTGTTGTAATGGCAAGTAAAAATCCTGCTATTTACAAACGCAACAACAAAATAATTGAAGTATCAAGATTAGACATCTTTAAAGACCTTCGTTGGATAAAATTTCCAAAAATTGGCAAAGTTGAAGTTTACCCTAACAGAGATTCTCTTGCTTATATCGATATTTATAATATTCCTGAAAGCAATACAGCAGTGCGAGGAACAATTCGTTTTTTGGGATGGAGTGAAATTCTTGATTCAATAAAAAAACTTGAACTTCTTTCTTATGAAGAAATTGATGTTAAAAATAAAACTTATGCAGGATTTCTTGCTTCAAGGATAAATGCAAATAGCACCAAGAGACTACCCGAAAAATTAGCTGAATATCTGAACATAAATATTACTTCAAATATTATCAAAGCATTTGAATACATTGGTTATTTTAAAAATAAACCTATTGACGAAAAAAACAAATCACCATTCGATATTACAGCAGGACTTATGATTCCAAACATGATGCTTCAGCATGATGAAAGAGATTTGATATTGATGCTTCATACATTTCTTGTAGAATACGAAGATGGAAAAACTGAAATAATCAAATCAAGAATGATTAACTATGGAGAAATCGGTGGCAATACGGCAATATCAAAAACCGTTGGATTACCTGCAGCAATAGCTGTTAAAATGATTCTTGATAATGAAATTAAAATAAAAGGAGTTCATATTCCAACAATTCCTGAAATTTACAAACCCGTTCTTAAAGAATTGGAAAATCTCGGTATTAAAATGGAAGAAGAATACGGACTTTCGGAATTAGGAATAATTAGAGATACGGAATGA